From Enterococcus mundtii, the proteins below share one genomic window:
- a CDS encoding V-type ATP synthase subunit B translates to MIKEYRTIGEVVGPLMAVEKVAGVKYEELIEVRMQNGEIRRGQVLEVQEDKAMVQIFEGTSGINLRDSTVRFLGHPLELGVSEDMIGRVFDGLGRPKDNGPEILPEKYLDINGEVINPVARDYPDEFIQTGISAIDHLNTLVRGQKLPVFSGSGLPHKELAAQIARQATVLDSSDDFAVVFAAIGITFEEAEFFMEDFRQTGAIDRSVMFMNLANDPAIERIATPRMALTAAEYLAYEKGMHVLVIMTDMTNYAEALREISAARREVPGRRGYPGYLYTNLATLYERAGRIRGLKGSVTQIPILTMPEDDKTHPIPDLTGYITEGQIILTRELYKSGIQPPIDVLPSLSRLKDKGTGEGKTRKDHAATMNQLFAAYAQGKQAKELAVVLGESALSDVDKIYAKFAERFEKEYVNQGFYTNRSITETLDLGWELLAMLPRTELKRIKDDLLDQYLPEGE, encoded by the coding sequence ATGATTAAAGAATATCGAACAATTGGTGAAGTGGTCGGTCCTTTGATGGCGGTCGAGAAAGTCGCTGGGGTGAAATATGAAGAATTGATCGAAGTTCGTATGCAAAATGGCGAGATTCGTCGTGGACAAGTACTTGAAGTACAAGAAGACAAAGCGATGGTCCAAATCTTTGAAGGAACTAGTGGGATCAATCTTAGAGATTCAACGGTCCGCTTTTTAGGGCATCCATTAGAGCTAGGGGTTTCTGAGGATATGATCGGTCGTGTATTTGACGGGTTAGGTCGACCAAAAGACAATGGGCCAGAAATCCTACCAGAAAAATACTTGGACATCAATGGAGAAGTCATCAACCCGGTGGCTCGTGATTATCCTGATGAGTTTATCCAAACAGGTATCTCAGCAATCGATCACCTGAACACTCTAGTCAGAGGACAAAAATTGCCGGTATTTTCCGGCTCTGGTTTGCCACACAAAGAATTAGCTGCTCAAATTGCGAGACAAGCGACGGTATTAGACTCTTCTGATGATTTTGCAGTTGTTTTTGCTGCCATTGGAATCACCTTTGAAGAAGCAGAATTCTTTATGGAAGACTTCCGCCAGACGGGAGCGATCGATCGTTCGGTGATGTTCATGAACTTAGCAAATGATCCAGCCATCGAACGGATCGCAACGCCTCGTATGGCATTGACTGCGGCTGAATATCTCGCCTATGAAAAAGGGATGCACGTGTTAGTCATCATGACAGATATGACCAACTATGCCGAAGCATTACGAGAAATCTCTGCTGCCCGTCGTGAAGTACCAGGTCGTCGCGGCTATCCAGGGTATCTTTATACGAATTTAGCGACTTTATATGAACGTGCTGGTCGAATCCGTGGGTTGAAGGGTTCTGTTACACAGATCCCGATCTTGACCATGCCAGAAGATGATAAGACACATCCCATCCCTGATTTGACCGGCTATATCACAGAAGGACAAATCATTTTGACAAGGGAATTGTATAAGAGCGGCATCCAACCACCGATCGATGTCTTGCCTTCACTTTCACGTTTGAAAGATAAAGGGACAGGTGAAGGGAAAACTAGAAAAGATCATGCAGCAACGATGAACCAATTGTTTGCGGCGTATGCTCAAGGAAAGCAAGCCAAAGAATTAGCTGTTGTCTTAGGGGAATCGGCGTTGTCAGATGTGGACAAAATCTATGCTAAGTTTGCGGAACGTTTTGAAAAAGAATATGTCAATCAAGGTTTTTATACCAACCGCTCGATCACTGAAACGCTGGATCTAGGATGGGAACTTTTAGCCATGCTTCCACGAACAGAATTAAAACGGATCAAAGACGATCTGCTTGACCAGTACCTGCCAGAAGGGGAGTGA